A stretch of Dysidea avara chromosome 5, odDysAvar1.4, whole genome shotgun sequence DNA encodes these proteins:
- the LOC136255135 gene encoding tyrosine-protein kinase JAK2-like, producing MAARSPFTYEHLKISGVSETGEEIGRGAYGSVSVVEYYGVSCAAKEVHSILLEFVGTDERERMVESVMKECHLLSSLRHPNVISFIGIFYRKADTRDRSGPQAPVLVMELMQYSLSSMVEKYQSIPMYVKASILYDVTAGLSYLHGQSIVHRCICSNDILLGNHLEAKIADFGVATKIESGKKRRTLTQCPGVVDFMPPEALGSQPVYGLPLDVFSYGGVVIHTITQQWPHPTAHMELDPTTGKQVLVTEVERRRQYLDMMAMTAHELVSLTSSCLKTDPKNRPATPALLLTMKTIVDSYKQANKSPVTWLAKNLLEPEVSKVPYPPAAEKDIPSILRSHVLSGVAPTGQEIGHGSYGVVYEVNYNGKACAAKEVHSIFIGADGFPKMKEDFVRECHLWSTLLHPNIVQFLGVYYPPQNESGLPVLVMEKMWESLTSLAENHSNIPLHVKLSILVDISLGLRYLHNRVPPVIHCDLSPNNVLVGFRLEAKITDLGVAKVVKAGGSTKTMTKAPGTTDFMPPEAVADRPIYGPPLDVFSFGGIILHIITQQWPRPLSWVHIDPKTREQQLLSEVERRKQYLDQVNAPEGLRTLAASCLNGDPESRPVIKTVADKIGSLKDDYGKQNEVDWRDLISWLTNKK from the coding sequence ATGGCTGCTAGGTCGCCTTTCACGTATGAACATCTTAAGATCTCAGGAGTAAGCGAAACGGGCGAGGAAATAGGAAGAGGCGCATATGGTTCTGTTTCGGTAGTGGAATATTACGGAGTATCATGTGCTGCGAAGGAAGTACACTCGATATTGTTAGAATTTGTTGGGACAGACGAGAGAGAACGTATGGTGGAATCTGTTATGAAGGAGTGCCACTTATTGAGCTCTCTCAGGCACCCTAATGTGATCTCGTTCATTGGCATATTCTACAGGAAAGCCGACACACGTGACAGATCTGGACCACAAGCTCCTGTCTTGGTGATGGAATTAATGCAGTACTCACTCAGTTCAATGGTAGAAAAATACCAGAGCATTCCAATGTATGTTAAAGCATCAATACTTTATGATGTAACTGCAGGACTAAGCTACCTTCATGGTCAGAGCATCGTGCATCGTTGCATTTGCAGTAATGATATTTTACTAGGTAATCACTTGGAAGCAAAAATTGCAGATTTTGGTGTAGCAACAAAAATAGAATCAGGGAAGAAGCGCAGAACATTGACTCAGTGTCCTGGTGTCGTGGATTTCATGCCCCCAGAAGCATTAGGTAGTCAGCCAGTGTATGGTCTACCACTAGATGTGTTTTCTTATGGTGGAGTTGTCATACATACAATTACTCAACAGTGGCCTCATCCTACAGCTCATATGGAGCTTGACCCAACTACTGGAAAGCAAGTACTTGTAACTGAGGTGGAAAGACGACGACAATACCTGGACATGATGGCTATGACAGCTCATGAGTTAGTATCGTTGACATCTTCTTGTCTGAAAACTGATCCAAAGAATCGTCCAGCTACACCTGCACTGCTTTTAACAATGAAAACCATTGTAGATAGTTATAAGCaagcaaataaatcacctgttacCTGGCTAGCAAAGAATCTGCTTGAACCTGAAGTTTCTAAAGTTCCCTACCCACCAGCTGCTGAAAAAGACATTCCATCCATTTTACGTTCTCATGTCTTGTCAGGGGTGGCTCCTACTGGACAAGAAATAGGTCATGGGTCATATGGAGTAGTGTATGAAGTGAATTACAATGGGAAGGCTTGTGCTGCTAAAGAAGTTCATTCAATATTTATTGGGGCGGATGGCTTTCCCAAAATGAAAGAGGACTTTGTTCGTGAATGCCACCTTTGGAGTACACTTCTTCATCCAAACATTGTTCAGTTTCTAGGGGTCTACTATCCTCCACAAAATGAGTCGGGCCTTCCTGTCCTGGTGATGGAGAAAATGTGGGAAAGTTTAACATCATTAGCAGAAAATCATAGCAATATTCCACTACACGTCAAGTTGTCCATCCTTGTGGATATATCCCTTGGTTTGCGATACCTGCATAATAGAGTACCCCCAGTAATTCACTGTGATCTCTCTCCTAATAATGTGTTAGTTGGCTTTCGTCTTGAGGCAAAGATCACAGATCTTGGTGTTGCTAAGGTGGTAAAAGCTGGTGGTAGTACCAAAACAATGACAAAGGCTCCTGGTACCACCGATTTTATGCCACCAGAAGCAGTGGCTGATAGACCAATATATGGTCCACCATTAGATGTCTTCTCCTTTGGTGGGATAATCCTTCACATAATTACTCAGCAGTGGCCTAGGCCATTATCTTGGGTCCACATTGATCCTAAAACAAGAGAGCAGCAGTTATTGTCTGAAGTGGAAAGGCGTAAACAATACTTAGACCAGGTAAATGCTCCAGAAGGCCTTCGGACTTTAGCTGCATCTTGTTTAAATGGAGATCCTGAAAGTCGTCCAGTGATCAAAACTGTTGCAGATAAAATCGGTAGCTTGAAAGATGACTATGGGAAACAGAATGAGGTAGACTGGAGAGATCTTATCTCTTGGTTAACTAACAAAAAGTGA